One Glycine max cultivar Williams 82 chromosome 3, Glycine_max_v4.0, whole genome shotgun sequence DNA window includes the following coding sequences:
- the LOC100783108 gene encoding nudix hydrolase 23, chloroplastic isoform X1, which translates to MMVKAIQLQICGLVSQRWSWKPRTVSSLSSFSSIPYPNPYSKLLPITTVARWVRFVPFHASSSSLPSAGNVRNIKFCQWCGGSTKHDIPEGEERLRVICTVCGKIAYQNPKMVVGCLIEHDNKVLLCKRSIQPSHGLWTLPAGYLEIGESAVEGAIRETREEANADVEVISPFAQLDIPLIGQSYMIFLAKLKKHHFSPGPESSACQLFPLDDIPFNSLSFSSMVVTLSLYVEDIKAGKLKFHYGTINKRVSEDCKLKNFFGQPEDCMSSARTSECYWLEFTIVTSLNSTLSHGR; encoded by the exons atgatggtGAAAGCAATTCAGCTTCAGATATGTGGATTGGTTAGTCAACGATGGAGTTGGAAACCCCGCACAGTCTCATCCCTGTCCTCATTTTCCTCAATTCCATACCCTAACCCTTATTCCAAACTGCTTCCCATCACCACCGTCGCTCGCTGGGTTCGATTCGTGCCATTTCACGCTTCCTCGTCGTCGCTTCCTTCTGCC GGGAATGTTCGAAACATTAAGTTCTGTCAGTGGTGTGGTGGTTCCACGAAGCATGATATTCCTGAAGGGGAGGAAAGGTTGAGAGTCATATGTACGGTTTGCGGGAAGATCGCATATCAGAATCCAAAGATG GTAGTTGGCTGCCTCATTGAACATGATAACAAGGTCCTTCTTTGCAAGAGGAGTATTCAACCATCTCATGGCCTTTG GACCCTTCCTGCTGGTTATTTGGAAATTGGAGAGTCTGCTGTGGAAGGTGCCATCAGGGAAACAAGGGAGGAAGCAAATGCAGATGTAGAAGTAATTTCTCCATTTGCCCAAttggatattcctttaattGGCCAA AGTTACATGATATTCTTAGCAAAGCTGAAGAAGCACCATTTTTCACCTGGTCCAGAATCATCAGCATGCCAACTTTTTCCACTTGATGATATACCTTTCAATTCTCTATCCTTTTCATCAATGGTGGTTACCTTAAGTTTG TATGTTGAGGATATTAAGGCTGGAAAACTCAAATTCCATTATGGAACCATTAACAAAAG AGTATCAGAAGATtgtaagttaaaaaatttcttcGGCCAGCCAGAAGATTGCATGTCTTCTGCAAGAACTTCCGAGTGTTACTGGCTTGAATTCACCATTGTCACAAGCTTAAATTCAACATTGTCCCACGGTAGATGA
- the LOC100783643 gene encoding metal tolerance protein C2 isoform X1, translating into MDSLSSINGDFGFDGGTDRRFAFSRQASFQQPHTPIDIPAHGHYDHHHYWSPRDDKPSAASLQISSLSSFVFSVFRSVRSGHRYMKRLFLMISLNVAYSTAELLTGLFTGRVGLVSDAVHLTFGCGLLTFSLFVMAASRKKADREYTYGYKRLEVLSAFTNALFLLFMSFSLAVEALHAFIQDESEHKHYLIVSAVTNLFVNLVGVWFFRNYARINLISSGICLAAYRNAEDMNNHSVFLHVVADSIRSAGLILASWLLSIGVQNAEVLCLGLVSVAVFMLVLPLFRATGGILLQMAPPSIPTTALNKCLRQISAREDVMEVSQARFWELLPGHVFGSLIVQVKKGTNDRPILEFVHGLFHDLGVQDLTVQTDDA; encoded by the exons ATGGATTCTCTGAGTTCCATCAACGGCGATTTCGGCTTCGACGGCGGCACGGATCGCAGATTCGCGTTTTCGCGCCAAGCCTCCTTCCAACAACCTCACACGCCGATAGACATTCCGGCGCACGGCCACTACGACCACCACCACTACTGGTCCCCGCGTGACGATAAACCCTCCGCCGCCTCTCTCCAAATATCCTCTCTCTCCTCCTTCGTTTTCTCCGTTTTCCGAAGCGTTAGGTCCGGCCACAGGTACATGAAGAGGCTCTTTCTCATGATCTCGCTCAATGTCGCGTACTCCACCGCCGAATTGCTCACTGGACTCTTCACCGGTCGCGTAG GTTTGGTGTCTGATGCGGTTCACTTGACTTTTGGTTGTGGTCTTCTTACATTTTCGTTATTTGTTATGGCTGCGTCTAGGAAGAAAGCCGATAGAGAGTATACTTATGG gTATAAAAGGCTAGAAGTCTTGTCTGCATTTACAAATGCC CTGTTTCTTTTGTTTATGTCATTCTCCCTAGCAGTTGAGGCACTTCATGCATTCATACAAGATGAATCAGAGCACAA GCATTACTTGATTGTTTCTGCAGTGACCAATTTATTTGTGAATCTTGTTGGTGTATGGTTCTTCAGAAACTATGCTCGGATTAATCTCA TTTCTTCTGGAATTTGCCTTGCAGCTTACAGAAATGCAGAAGATATGAATAATCACTCTGTTTTCCTGCATGTTGTTGCAGATTCCATTCGCAG TGCAGGTCTGATATTGGCATCCTGGTTATTGTCAATTGG GGTTCAGAATGCAGAAGTCTTGTGTTTAGGACTTGTTTCAGTTGCAGTTTTTATGCTTGTTCTGCCTCTCTTTAGGGCAACTGGTGGTATCTTGCTCCAAATGGCACCTCCTAGCATCCCAACTACTGCATTGAACAAATGCTTGAGACAG ATTTCTGCTCGGGAAGATGTAATGGAAGTCTCCCAGGCTCGTTTTTGGGAATTACTGCCTGGTCATGTGTTTGGTTCACTTATAGTACAG GTAAAGAAAGGGACCAACGATCGGCCAATACTAGAATTTGTGCATGGTCTATTCCATGATTTGGGTGTACAGGACCTCACGGTGCAGACTGATGATGCATGA
- the LOC100783108 gene encoding nudix hydrolase 23, chloroplastic isoform X5 → MMVKAIQLQICGLVSQRWSWKPRTVSSLSSFSSIPYPNPYSKLLPITTVARWVRFVPFHASSSSLPSAGNVRNIKFCQWCGGSTKHDIPEGEERLRVICTVCGKIAYQNPKMVVGCLIEHDNKVLLCKRSIQPSHGLWTLPAGYLEIGESAVEGAIRETREEANADVEVISPFAQLDIPLIGQSYMIFLAKLKKHHFSPGPESSACQLFPLDDIPFNSLSFSSMVVTLSLYVEDIKAGKLKFHYGTINKSSLNKRKFQFE, encoded by the exons atgatggtGAAAGCAATTCAGCTTCAGATATGTGGATTGGTTAGTCAACGATGGAGTTGGAAACCCCGCACAGTCTCATCCCTGTCCTCATTTTCCTCAATTCCATACCCTAACCCTTATTCCAAACTGCTTCCCATCACCACCGTCGCTCGCTGGGTTCGATTCGTGCCATTTCACGCTTCCTCGTCGTCGCTTCCTTCTGCC GGGAATGTTCGAAACATTAAGTTCTGTCAGTGGTGTGGTGGTTCCACGAAGCATGATATTCCTGAAGGGGAGGAAAGGTTGAGAGTCATATGTACGGTTTGCGGGAAGATCGCATATCAGAATCCAAAGATG GTAGTTGGCTGCCTCATTGAACATGATAACAAGGTCCTTCTTTGCAAGAGGAGTATTCAACCATCTCATGGCCTTTG GACCCTTCCTGCTGGTTATTTGGAAATTGGAGAGTCTGCTGTGGAAGGTGCCATCAGGGAAACAAGGGAGGAAGCAAATGCAGATGTAGAAGTAATTTCTCCATTTGCCCAAttggatattcctttaattGGCCAA AGTTACATGATATTCTTAGCAAAGCTGAAGAAGCACCATTTTTCACCTGGTCCAGAATCATCAGCATGCCAACTTTTTCCACTTGATGATATACCTTTCAATTCTCTATCCTTTTCATCAATGGTGGTTACCTTAAGTTTG TATGTTGAGGATATTAAGGCTGGAAAACTCAAATTCCATTATGGAACCATTAACAAAAG CTCCTTGAACAAGAGGAAGTTTCAATTTGAGTGA
- the LOC100782571 gene encoding uncharacterized protein, with protein sequence MNNTCVTLIFRFDRSRLGKQLELQRKMNSAIFKVSNSNDINSSFRAALFHSTPPLQRKRRNHWDSVPALCSKMASRSSSRLFQGCSRREVRALQCGLSIFM encoded by the exons ATGAATAATACTTGTGTAACTTTGATAT TTCGTTTCGATCGATCGAGGTTGGGCAAACAACTCGAATTGCAGAGAAAAATGAACAGCGCCATCTTCAAAGTTTCAAACAGCAACGATATCAATTCCTCTTTCAGAGCCGCACTCTTCCATTCAACCCCTCCCTTGCAACGTAAACGCCGCAATCATTGGGACTCC GTACCGGCCCTGTGCTCTAAAATGGCATCCAGATCGTCATCAAGGCTCTTCCAAG GCTGTAGCAGAAGAGAAGTTCGAGCTTTGCAGTGCGGCTTATCAATCTTTATGTGA
- the LOC100783108 gene encoding nudix hydrolase 23, chloroplastic isoform X2 yields MMVKAIQLQICGLVSQRWSWKPRTVSSLSSFSSIPYPNPYSKLLPITTVARWVRFVPFHASSSSLPSAGNVRNIKFCQWCGGSTKHDIPEGEERLRVICTVCGKIAYQNPKMVVGCLIEHDNKVLLCKRSIQPSHGLWTLPAGYLEIGESAVEGAIRETREEANADVEVISPFAQLDIPLIGQSYMIFLAKLKKHHFSPGPESSACQLFPLDDIPFNSLSFSSMVVTLSLYVEDIKAGKLKFHYGTINKRYFLPTCRLFSLNIMYCLVEGRKLFWM; encoded by the exons atgatggtGAAAGCAATTCAGCTTCAGATATGTGGATTGGTTAGTCAACGATGGAGTTGGAAACCCCGCACAGTCTCATCCCTGTCCTCATTTTCCTCAATTCCATACCCTAACCCTTATTCCAAACTGCTTCCCATCACCACCGTCGCTCGCTGGGTTCGATTCGTGCCATTTCACGCTTCCTCGTCGTCGCTTCCTTCTGCC GGGAATGTTCGAAACATTAAGTTCTGTCAGTGGTGTGGTGGTTCCACGAAGCATGATATTCCTGAAGGGGAGGAAAGGTTGAGAGTCATATGTACGGTTTGCGGGAAGATCGCATATCAGAATCCAAAGATG GTAGTTGGCTGCCTCATTGAACATGATAACAAGGTCCTTCTTTGCAAGAGGAGTATTCAACCATCTCATGGCCTTTG GACCCTTCCTGCTGGTTATTTGGAAATTGGAGAGTCTGCTGTGGAAGGTGCCATCAGGGAAACAAGGGAGGAAGCAAATGCAGATGTAGAAGTAATTTCTCCATTTGCCCAAttggatattcctttaattGGCCAA AGTTACATGATATTCTTAGCAAAGCTGAAGAAGCACCATTTTTCACCTGGTCCAGAATCATCAGCATGCCAACTTTTTCCACTTGATGATATACCTTTCAATTCTCTATCCTTTTCATCAATGGTGGTTACCTTAAGTTTG TATGTTGAGGATATTAAGGCTGGAAAACTCAAATTCCATTATGGAACCATTAACAAAAGGTATTTTCTTCCCACCTGCAGGTTATTTTCCCTAAATATAATGTATTGTCTGGTTGAGGGAAGGAAATTATTTTGGATGTGA
- the LOC100784177 gene encoding uncharacterized protein, with amino-acid sequence MEKMEHFSHIHPLLLKQEHSNNFNNQVLCSGCEELISSGPVFCCVQCNYVLHKKCAQIARHVKHPFHPQHPLVLLSTTPYEGPYVCDSCRGLFSNFVYHCYQCNYDLDVSCASQFNPDDGHKHEFLSLTNPQSFVCYACGMYANEGLACLCTVCQIWVHSGCAELPLAIRIKGHDHPLKLTYTLHHFYGFWGKLTCGFCNEAMNPAFAGYFCSTCKFAVHCPQQHLGEYEDKESFSGYETEEESLDIDFTFNFFGHEHLLKFTEELESNDDDVQCFDKLCDACVQPIMPPFFSCEEENCGFFLHQSCAELPRTKQHPFHKHPLTLQSKAPYDGIYKCDGCRRLGNGFVYRCDVCQFDLDVCCASLEERIEHESHKHPLFLKKTSVARQCKGCHLWSKLVFVCDVCEDFAIDCGCATLLSKAWHVYDKHPLSLNYCIEGDLREHECGICNEKMSKKQWFYCCDDCDSGAHPYCVAGKFRRMKFGGSFQYDVHSHPLALVEETEQKNECGACGEHCNGWTLECGQCKRYFHREGQCFWKEFKKSAKYLELSGMMRHRYAANVLASTPNATTK; translated from the coding sequence ATGGAGAAGATGGAGCATTTCAGCCACATCCACCCTCTACTGTTAAAGCAGGAACATAGCAATAATTTCAACAACCAAGTCCTTTGTTCAGGTTGTGAAGAACTAATCTCATCAGGTCCTGTCTTCTGTTGTGTCCAATGCAACTATGTCCTTCACAAAAAATGCGCACAAATTGCACGCCATGTGAAACACCCATTTCACCCTCAACACCCCCTTGTTCTCCTTTCCACCACCCCTTATGAAGGACCATACGTATGTGATTCCTGTAGAGGCCTCTTCAGTAACTTCGTTTACCATTGTTATCAGTGCAACTACGACCTTGATGTCTCATGTGCTTCTCAGTTTAACCCTGATGATGGCCACAAGCATGAGTTTTTGTCACTGACAAATCCACAATCTTTTGTTTGTTATGCTTGTGGCATGTATGCAAACGAGGGTCTTGCTTGCTTATGCACCGTTTGTCAGATTTGGGTTCATTCTGGTTGTGCTGAATTACCTCTTGCTATTAGAATAAAAGGCCATGACCACCCTTTGAAGCTCACTTATACCCTTCATCATTTTTATGGTTTCTGGGGCAAGTTAACTTGTGGTTTTTGTAATGAAGCGATGAATCCAGCTTTTGCGGGTTACTTTTGCTCAACATGCAAATTTGCCGTGCATTGTCCGCAACAACATTTAGGAGAGTATGAAGATAAGGAATCATTTTCAGGCTATGAAACTGAGGAGGAATCTCTAGATATTgatttcacttttaatttctttggtCATGAACATTTGTTGAAGTTCACGGAGGAATTAGAGagtaatgatgatgatgtgcaATGTTTTGATAAACTCTGTGATGCGTGCGTCCAACCCATCATGCCACCTTTCTTTTCCTGTGAAGAAGAAAATTGTGGCTTCTTTTTGCACCAAAGTTGTGCCGAATTACCAAGAACGAAGCAACACCCGTTTCACAAGCACCCTCTGACTCTTCAATCCAAGGCTCCTTATGATGGAATTTACAAGTGCGACGGATGCAGAAGATTGGGCAATGGTTTTGTTTACCGTTGTGACGTGTGTCAATTCGACCTTGACGTTTGTTGTGCTTCCCTTGAAGAGAGAATTGAACATGAAAGTCACAAGCATCCCTTGTTCCTCAAGAAGACAAGTGTTGCGAGGCAATGCAAAGGTTGTCATCTATGGTCGAAGCTTGTGTTTGTGTGTGATGTTTGTGAGGATTTTGCTATTGATTGTGGATGTGCTACTCTACTGAGTAAAGCGTGGCACGTGTATGACAAGCATCCTCTAAGTCTAAACTATTGTATTGAAGGGGATTTGAGGGAACATGAATGTGGCATTTGCAATGAGAAAATGTCTAAGAAGCAATGGTTTTATTGCTGTGATGATTGTGACTCTGGTGCTCACCCTTATTGTGTTGCTGGCAAGTTTAGGCGGATGAAGTTTGGAGGAAGTTTCCAATATGATGTTCACTCACACCCTCTTGCTCTGGTTGAAGAAACTGAGCAGAAGAATGAATGTGGAGCCTGTGGTGAACACTGCAATGGATGGACACTTGAATGTGGCCAATGCAAACGCTACTTTCACAGGGAAGGACAGTGTTTTTGGAAGGAATTTAAAAAGAGTGCTAAGTATTTGGAGTTATCAGGAATGATGAGACACAGGTATGCAGCAAACGTGTTGGCCTCCACGCCAAATGCAACCACAAAGTGA
- the LOC100783108 gene encoding nudix hydrolase 23, chloroplastic isoform X3, whose protein sequence is MMVKAIQLQICGLVSQRWSWKPRTVSSLSSFSSIPYPNPYSKLLPITTVARWVRFVPFHASSSSLPSAGNVRNIKFCQWCGGSTKHDIPEGEERLRVICTVCGKIAYQNPKMVVGCLIEHDNKVLLCKRSIQPSHGLWTLPAGYLEIGESAVEGAIRETREEANADVEVISPFAQLDIPLIGQSYMIFLAKLKKHHFSPGPESSACQLFPLDDIPFNSLSFSSMVVTLSLYVEDIKAGKLKFHYGTINKRPGTSPSDIRAYTLDHHMHS, encoded by the exons atgatggtGAAAGCAATTCAGCTTCAGATATGTGGATTGGTTAGTCAACGATGGAGTTGGAAACCCCGCACAGTCTCATCCCTGTCCTCATTTTCCTCAATTCCATACCCTAACCCTTATTCCAAACTGCTTCCCATCACCACCGTCGCTCGCTGGGTTCGATTCGTGCCATTTCACGCTTCCTCGTCGTCGCTTCCTTCTGCC GGGAATGTTCGAAACATTAAGTTCTGTCAGTGGTGTGGTGGTTCCACGAAGCATGATATTCCTGAAGGGGAGGAAAGGTTGAGAGTCATATGTACGGTTTGCGGGAAGATCGCATATCAGAATCCAAAGATG GTAGTTGGCTGCCTCATTGAACATGATAACAAGGTCCTTCTTTGCAAGAGGAGTATTCAACCATCTCATGGCCTTTG GACCCTTCCTGCTGGTTATTTGGAAATTGGAGAGTCTGCTGTGGAAGGTGCCATCAGGGAAACAAGGGAGGAAGCAAATGCAGATGTAGAAGTAATTTCTCCATTTGCCCAAttggatattcctttaattGGCCAA AGTTACATGATATTCTTAGCAAAGCTGAAGAAGCACCATTTTTCACCTGGTCCAGAATCATCAGCATGCCAACTTTTTCCACTTGATGATATACCTTTCAATTCTCTATCCTTTTCATCAATGGTGGTTACCTTAAGTTTG TATGTTGAGGATATTAAGGCTGGAAAACTCAAATTCCATTATGGAACCATTAACAAAAG GCCGGGTACAAGTCCTTCCGATATTCGTGCCTATACACTGGATCACCATATGCATTCATGA
- the LOC100783643 gene encoding metal tolerance protein C2 isoform X2 gives MDSLSSINGDFGFDGGTDRRFAFSRQASFQQPHTPIDIPAHGHYDHHHYWSPRDDKPSAASLQISSLSSFVFSVFRSVRSGHRYMKRLFLMISLNVAYSTAELLTGLFTGRVGLVSDAVHLTFGCGLLTFSLFVMAASRKKADREYTYGYKRLEVLSAFTNALFLLFMSFSLAVEALHAFIQDESEHKHYLIVSAVTNLFVNLVGVWFFRNYARINLTYRNAEDMNNHSVFLHVVADSIRSAGLILASWLLSIGVQNAEVLCLGLVSVAVFMLVLPLFRATGGILLQMAPPSIPTTALNKCLRQISAREDVMEVSQARFWELLPGHVFGSLIVQVKKGTNDRPILEFVHGLFHDLGVQDLTVQTDDA, from the exons ATGGATTCTCTGAGTTCCATCAACGGCGATTTCGGCTTCGACGGCGGCACGGATCGCAGATTCGCGTTTTCGCGCCAAGCCTCCTTCCAACAACCTCACACGCCGATAGACATTCCGGCGCACGGCCACTACGACCACCACCACTACTGGTCCCCGCGTGACGATAAACCCTCCGCCGCCTCTCTCCAAATATCCTCTCTCTCCTCCTTCGTTTTCTCCGTTTTCCGAAGCGTTAGGTCCGGCCACAGGTACATGAAGAGGCTCTTTCTCATGATCTCGCTCAATGTCGCGTACTCCACCGCCGAATTGCTCACTGGACTCTTCACCGGTCGCGTAG GTTTGGTGTCTGATGCGGTTCACTTGACTTTTGGTTGTGGTCTTCTTACATTTTCGTTATTTGTTATGGCTGCGTCTAGGAAGAAAGCCGATAGAGAGTATACTTATGG gTATAAAAGGCTAGAAGTCTTGTCTGCATTTACAAATGCC CTGTTTCTTTTGTTTATGTCATTCTCCCTAGCAGTTGAGGCACTTCATGCATTCATACAAGATGAATCAGAGCACAA GCATTACTTGATTGTTTCTGCAGTGACCAATTTATTTGTGAATCTTGTTGGTGTATGGTTCTTCAGAAACTATGCTCGGATTAATCTCA CTTACAGAAATGCAGAAGATATGAATAATCACTCTGTTTTCCTGCATGTTGTTGCAGATTCCATTCGCAG TGCAGGTCTGATATTGGCATCCTGGTTATTGTCAATTGG GGTTCAGAATGCAGAAGTCTTGTGTTTAGGACTTGTTTCAGTTGCAGTTTTTATGCTTGTTCTGCCTCTCTTTAGGGCAACTGGTGGTATCTTGCTCCAAATGGCACCTCCTAGCATCCCAACTACTGCATTGAACAAATGCTTGAGACAG ATTTCTGCTCGGGAAGATGTAATGGAAGTCTCCCAGGCTCGTTTTTGGGAATTACTGCCTGGTCATGTGTTTGGTTCACTTATAGTACAG GTAAAGAAAGGGACCAACGATCGGCCAATACTAGAATTTGTGCATGGTCTATTCCATGATTTGGGTGTACAGGACCTCACGGTGCAGACTGATGATGCATGA
- the LOC100783108 gene encoding nudix hydrolase 23, chloroplastic isoform X4, with translation MMVKAIQLQICGLVSQRWSWKPRTVSSLSSFSSIPYPNPYSKLLPITTVARWVRFVPFHASSSSLPSAGNVRNIKFCQWCGGSTKHDIPEGEERLRVICTVCGKIAYQNPKMVVGCLIEHDNKVLLCKRSIQPSHGLWTLPAGYLEIGESAVEGAIRETREEANADVEVISPFAQLDIPLIGQSYMIFLAKLKKHHFSPGPESSACQLFPLDDIPFNSLSFSSMVVTLSLYVEDIKAGKLKFHYGTINKSSSLNKRKFQFE, from the exons atgatggtGAAAGCAATTCAGCTTCAGATATGTGGATTGGTTAGTCAACGATGGAGTTGGAAACCCCGCACAGTCTCATCCCTGTCCTCATTTTCCTCAATTCCATACCCTAACCCTTATTCCAAACTGCTTCCCATCACCACCGTCGCTCGCTGGGTTCGATTCGTGCCATTTCACGCTTCCTCGTCGTCGCTTCCTTCTGCC GGGAATGTTCGAAACATTAAGTTCTGTCAGTGGTGTGGTGGTTCCACGAAGCATGATATTCCTGAAGGGGAGGAAAGGTTGAGAGTCATATGTACGGTTTGCGGGAAGATCGCATATCAGAATCCAAAGATG GTAGTTGGCTGCCTCATTGAACATGATAACAAGGTCCTTCTTTGCAAGAGGAGTATTCAACCATCTCATGGCCTTTG GACCCTTCCTGCTGGTTATTTGGAAATTGGAGAGTCTGCTGTGGAAGGTGCCATCAGGGAAACAAGGGAGGAAGCAAATGCAGATGTAGAAGTAATTTCTCCATTTGCCCAAttggatattcctttaattGGCCAA AGTTACATGATATTCTTAGCAAAGCTGAAGAAGCACCATTTTTCACCTGGTCCAGAATCATCAGCATGCCAACTTTTTCCACTTGATGATATACCTTTCAATTCTCTATCCTTTTCATCAATGGTGGTTACCTTAAGTTTG TATGTTGAGGATATTAAGGCTGGAAAACTCAAATTCCATTATGGAACCATTAACAAAAG CAGCTCCTTGAACAAGAGGAAGTTTCAATTTGAGTGA
- the LOC102661606 gene encoding uncharacterized protein translates to MTSSIVQVPSQKREMGSAHKDPNVFHFSHPHPLECTTPPSTGNNVIICFGCKLKVKHGEDYYECKTCAFSLHNVCYKMPLITNHPSHASHNLVLLAIPSTKATLNCVACGNHVTGFCYHCAECSIFFHSLCLALPVSLAITYHPHKIKLEFSAPYHFFCDLCNKPSYNNNGWLYRCNMCEFDTHIACAVENLEPHSFKNESFHQSSPLLRQLTSDHRVEHKRVSASVGDSCKGYDEYEIMRLVAQQIIGGGIRENSDSAVAGWDKRLYSIPWKKLNKTGSGKMKIISELELQEKELSPAQLLLKLEERTPLRDKSTPFSDHLGTPYSNQYSDSYFSIDLAKSYSNQHGHRSQVPREGGSDQITRDVTMPERVVSNSGQREEPFGLVNWPFNDS, encoded by the coding sequence ATGACAAGTTCAATTGTTCAAGTACCTTCACAAAAAAGAGAGATGGGATCAGCACACAAGGACCCGAATGTCTTCCACTTTAGCCATCCACATCCTTTGGAATGTACCACCCCACCCTCCACCGGAAACAACGTAATTATCTGCTTTGGATGCAAGCTAAAAGTTAAGCATGGTGAGGACTATTACGAGTGCAAAACATGTGCCTTTTCTCTTCACAATGTGTGCTACAAGATGCCCTTGATCACAAACCACCCTTCACATGCAAGCCACAACCTAGTCCTCCTTGCTATACCTTCCACCAAAGCCACCCTCAACTGCGTGGCATGTGGGAACCATGTCACGGGCTTCTGCTACCACTGTGCCGAATGCAGCATATTCTTTCATTCTTTGTGTCTTGCACTTCCTGTTTCCCTCGCTATCACTTATCATCCCCACAAAATCAAGCTTGAGTTTTCAGCACCATATCATTTCTTCTGTGACTTGTGCAACAAACCCAGTTACAATAATAACGGGTGGCTATATAGGTGCAACATGTGTGAATTCGATACACATATAGCTTGTGCAGTTGAAAACTTAGAGCCCCATTCGTTCAAAAACGAATCTTTCCATCAATCAAGCCCCTTGTTAAGGCAACTCACGAGTGATCACCGAGTGGAACACAAAAGGGTTAGTGCAAGTGTAGGTGATAGTTGCAAAGGGTATGATGAGTATGAGATCATGCGTTTGGTGGCACAACAAATAATTGGTGGGGGAATCAGAGAAAATTCTGATAGTGCAGTTGCTGGATGGGACAAGAGATTATATAGTATTCCATGGAAAAAGCTTAACAAAACTGGGAGTGGGAAGATGAAGATTATTAGTGAACTTGAATTACAAGAAAAAGAACTAAGTCCTGCTCAACTTCTATTAAAGTTAGAAGAAAGAACACCACTTAGGGATAAATCCACACCATTTTCTGATCATTTGGGCACACCGTATAGTAACCAATATAGTGACTCATATTTTTCAATAGATTTGGCAAAGTCATATTCAAACCAACATGGACATAGAAGTCAGGTACCAAGAGAAGGTGGTAGTGACCAGATAACTCGAGATGTTACTATGCCAGAGAGAGTTGTGAGCAATTCTGGACAACGTGAAGAACCATTCGGTCTAGTTAATTGGCCATTCAATGATTCATAG